The Streptomyces laurentii genome contains a region encoding:
- a CDS encoding hypothetical protein (identified by MetaGeneAnnotator; putative;~sequence version:1) codes for MSEGGRLGAPGTRPDAEPEPGAAGAALELTYLPTRADVLDAVRVQMRYGSFRRVRWLIPFSTVMAVFGTLMEFFGSDEPDPVRVVFLVALGLLTLVLGPLLARLSARQMYGLVGRQGEFRARVDESGVRWSTRESETAQRWRMMTRYQETATQFVLLTADKARVGVAALPKRGFADPADVERLRTLLDRHATRL; via the coding sequence GTGTCCGAGGGGGGCCGGCTCGGTGCGCCGGGGACACGGCCCGACGCCGAGCCGGAGCCCGGGGCGGCGGGGGCGGCGCTCGAGCTGACATACCTGCCGACGCGGGCCGACGTGCTCGACGCCGTACGGGTGCAGATGCGGTACGGGTCGTTCCGGCGGGTGCGCTGGCTGATCCCGTTCTCCACCGTCATGGCGGTGTTCGGGACGCTCATGGAGTTCTTCGGTTCCGACGAGCCGGATCCGGTCCGGGTGGTCTTCCTGGTGGCGCTCGGACTGCTCACCCTGGTCCTCGGCCCGCTGCTCGCCCGGCTCTCCGCCCGGCAGATGTACGGGCTGGTCGGCCGGCAGGGCGAGTTCCGGGCGCGGGTGGACGAGAGCGGGGTCCGCTGGAGCACCCGCGAGAGCGAGACCGCCCAGCGCTGGCGGATGATGACCCGCTATCAGGAGACGGCCACGCAGTTCGTCCTGCTGACCGCCGACAAGGCGCGGGTGGGCGTCGCGGCCCTGCCCAAGCGCGGTTTCGCCGACCCGGCGGACGTCGAACGGCTCCGCACGCTCCTGGACCGGCACGCCACCCGGCTCTGA
- a CDS encoding metal transport ABC transporter (ABC-ATPase subunit interface;~Transmembrane subunit (TM), of Periplasmic Binding Protein (PBP)-dependent ATP-Binding Cassette (ABC) transporters involved in the uptake of siderophores, heme, vitamin B12, or the divalent cations Mg2+ and Zn2+. PBP-dependent ABC transporters consist of...; cd06550;~dimer interface [polypeptide binding];~identified by MetaGeneAnnotator; putative;~metal transport ABC transporter [Streptomyces pristinaespiralis ATCC25486];~putative PBP binding regions), giving the protein MEMLQDAFMQRSLLAALLIGITAPAVGVYLVQRRQALMGDGIGHVAMTGVGLGFLLNTSPIWMATLVAVVGSVIMELIRAYGKTRGDLALALLFYGGMAGGVLLINLTPTGSNAKLSSFLFGSLSLVSPEDVVTIAVLAALVMLVTVGLRRQLFAVSQDEGFARVTGLPVRLLNLLIAVTAAVTVTVAMRVVGLLLVSALMVVPVAAAQQLARSFRTTFALAVVIGTGVTLTGTTASYYQDLPPGATIVLLAIGVFIALTALAAPLARRRARAAETATRVCDAAVPAVRRPADDVRV; this is encoded by the coding sequence ATGGAAATGCTCCAGGACGCGTTCATGCAGCGCTCCCTCCTCGCCGCGCTGCTCATCGGCATCACCGCCCCCGCCGTCGGCGTCTACCTCGTGCAGCGCCGCCAGGCGCTGATGGGTGACGGCATCGGCCACGTCGCCATGACCGGTGTCGGTCTCGGCTTCCTGCTCAACACCAGCCCCATCTGGATGGCCACGCTCGTCGCCGTCGTCGGCTCGGTGATCATGGAACTGATCCGGGCGTACGGGAAGACGCGCGGCGACCTCGCCCTCGCGCTGCTCTTCTACGGCGGCATGGCGGGCGGCGTGCTGCTCATCAACCTCACCCCGACCGGCTCCAACGCCAAGCTCAGCTCGTTCCTCTTCGGCTCGCTGTCCCTGGTGTCACCCGAGGACGTCGTGACGATCGCCGTGCTCGCCGCGCTCGTCATGCTCGTCACCGTCGGTCTGCGCCGCCAGCTGTTCGCCGTCAGCCAGGACGAGGGCTTCGCCCGCGTCACCGGCCTGCCGGTGCGGCTGCTGAACCTGCTGATCGCGGTCACCGCCGCCGTCACCGTCACCGTCGCCATGCGCGTCGTCGGCCTGCTGCTCGTCAGCGCGCTGATGGTGGTCCCGGTCGCCGCCGCCCAGCAGCTGGCGCGGTCCTTCCGTACGACCTTCGCGCTGGCCGTCGTCATCGGCACCGGCGTCACCCTGACCGGTACGACCGCCTCGTACTACCAGGACCTGCCGCCCGGCGCGACGATCGTGCTCCTCGCGATCGGTGTGTTCATCGCCCTCACGGCGCTCGCCGCGCCGCTCGCCAGGCGCCGCGCCCGGGCCGCCGAGACCGCGACACGGGTCTGCGACGCGGCGGTCCCGGCCGTCCGCCGCCCGGCGGACGACGTGCGGGTCTGA
- a CDS encoding undecaprenyl pyrophosphate synthetase (Cis (Z)-Isoprenyl Diphosphate Synthases (cis-IPPS); homodimers which catalyzethe successive 1'-4 condensation of the isopentenyl diphosphate (IPP) molecule to trans,trans-farnesyl diphosphate (FPP) or to cis,trans-FPP to form long-chain polyprenyl...; cd00475;~Putative undecaprenyl diphosphate synthase; pfam01255;~catalytic residue [active];~dimer interface [polypeptide binding];~identified by MetaGeneAnnotator; putative;~putative FPP binding hydrophobic cleft;~putative FPP diphosphate binding site;~putative IPP diphosphate binding site;~undecaprenyl pyrophosphate synthetase [Amycolatopsis mediterranei U32]): protein MAIARRGILGRQRREYKIPEPHPSGATPPKLPSELVPNHVAVVMDGNGRWAKERGLPRTEGHKVGEGVVLDVLKGCLEMGVKNLSLYAFSTENWKRSPEEVRFLMNFNRDVIRRRRDEMNELGIRIRWVGRMPKMWKSVVQELQVAQEQTVDNDAMTLYFCVNYGGRAEIADAAKKIAEDVAAGKLDPSKVSEKTIQKYLYYPDMPDVDVFLRPSGEQRTSNYLIWQSSYAEMIFQDVLWPDFDRRDLWRACVEYASRDRRFGGVDPADMAILDKR, encoded by the coding sequence ATGGCCATCGCACGACGCGGAATCCTCGGACGTCAGCGCCGGGAGTACAAGATTCCCGAGCCCCACCCGTCCGGCGCGACTCCGCCGAAGCTCCCGTCCGAGCTGGTGCCGAACCACGTCGCCGTCGTGATGGACGGCAACGGCCGCTGGGCCAAGGAACGCGGCCTGCCGCGCACCGAGGGGCACAAGGTCGGCGAGGGCGTCGTGCTCGACGTGCTCAAGGGCTGCCTGGAGATGGGCGTCAAGAACCTCTCCCTCTACGCCTTCTCCACCGAGAACTGGAAGCGCTCGCCCGAAGAGGTCCGCTTCCTCATGAACTTCAACCGCGATGTCATCCGCCGCCGCCGCGACGAGATGAACGAGCTGGGCATCCGGATCCGCTGGGTCGGCCGTATGCCGAAGATGTGGAAGTCGGTCGTCCAGGAGCTCCAGGTCGCCCAGGAGCAGACCGTCGACAACGACGCCATGACGCTCTACTTCTGCGTCAACTACGGCGGGCGCGCGGAGATCGCCGACGCGGCGAAGAAGATCGCCGAGGACGTCGCGGCCGGGAAGCTCGACCCGTCGAAGGTCAGCGAGAAGACCATCCAGAAGTACCTCTACTACCCGGACATGCCGGACGTGGACGTCTTCCTGCGCCCCAGCGGCGAGCAGCGCACCTCCAACTACCTCATCTGGCAGAGCAGTTACGCCGAGATGATCTTCCAGGACGTGCTGTGGCCGGACTTCGACCGCCGCGACCTGTGGCGCGCGTGCGTCGAGTACGCCTCGCGGGACCGTCGCTTCGGTGGCGTGGACCCGGCGGACATGGCCATTCTCGACAAGAGGTGA
- a CDS encoding glycyl-tRNA synthetase (Catalyzes a two-step reaction, first charging a glycine molecule by linking its carboxyl group to the alpha-phosphate of ATP, followed by transfer of the aminoacyl-adenylate to its tRNA;~Class II tRNA amino-acyl synthetase-like catalytic core domain. Class II amino acyl-tRNAsynthetases (aaRS) share a common fold and generally attach an amino acid to the 3' OH of ribose of the appropriate tRNA. PheRS is an exception in that it attaches...; cl00268;~GlyRS Glycyl-anticodon binding domain. GlyRS belongs to class II aminoacyl-tRNAsynthetases (aaRS). This alignment contains the anticodon binding domain, which is responsible for specificity in tRNA-binding, so that the activated amino acid is...; cd00858;~Glycyl-tRNA synthetase (GlyRS)-like class II core catalytic domain. GlyRS functions as a homodimer in eukaryotes, archaea and some bacteria and as a heterotetramer in the remainder of prokaryotes. It is responsible for the attachment of glycine to the 3'...; cd00774;~anticodon binding site;~glycyl-tRNA synthetase [Corynebacterium glutamicum R];~glycyl-tRNA synthetase; Provisional;~identified by MetaGeneAnnotator; putative;~motif 1;~motif 2;~motif 3), translated as MAADKIDTIVSLSKRRGFVYPCSEIYGGQRAAWDYGPLGVELKENLKRQWWRYMVTSREDVVGLDSSVILATEVWEASGHVATFTDPLTECTSCHKRFRADHLEEAYEEKHGRLPENGLTDLNCPNCGNKGTFTEPKNFSGLLATHLGPTQDSGSVAYLRPETAQGIFTNFLQVQTTSRKKPPFGIAQMGKSFRNEITPGNFIFRTREFEQMEMEYFVKPGEDEEAQEYWMQQRWNWYTGLGMREENMRWYEHPQEKLSHYSKRTADIEYRFQFGGSEWGELEGVANRTDYDLNAHSKASGANLTYLDQESGERYTPYVIEPAAGVGRAMLAFLLDAYTEDEAPNAKGVMEKRVVMRLDHRLAPVKAAVLPLSRNAQLSPKAKGLAADLRQNWNIEFDDAGAIGRRYRRQDEIGTPYCITVDFDTLEDNAVTVRERDTMKQERVSLDQIQGYLASRLIGC; from the coding sequence GTGGCCGCCGACAAGATCGACACCATCGTCAGCCTGAGCAAGCGCCGTGGCTTCGTCTACCCGTGCAGCGAGATCTACGGCGGTCAGCGTGCCGCCTGGGACTACGGACCGCTGGGTGTCGAGCTCAAGGAGAATCTCAAGCGCCAGTGGTGGCGTTACATGGTCACCTCGCGCGAGGACGTCGTCGGTCTCGACTCGTCGGTCATCCTGGCGACCGAGGTCTGGGAGGCGTCGGGTCACGTCGCCACCTTCACCGACCCGCTGACCGAGTGCACCTCCTGCCACAAGCGCTTCCGCGCGGACCACCTGGAGGAGGCGTACGAGGAGAAGCACGGCCGTCTCCCCGAGAACGGCCTCACCGACCTCAACTGCCCCAACTGCGGCAACAAGGGCACCTTCACCGAGCCCAAGAACTTCTCGGGTCTGCTCGCCACCCACCTCGGCCCGACCCAGGACTCCGGCTCCGTCGCGTACCTGCGTCCCGAGACGGCCCAGGGCATCTTCACCAACTTCCTCCAGGTCCAGACGACCTCGCGCAAGAAGCCCCCGTTCGGCATCGCCCAGATGGGCAAGTCCTTCCGGAACGAGATCACTCCGGGCAACTTCATCTTCCGGACCCGCGAGTTCGAGCAGATGGAGATGGAGTACTTCGTCAAGCCGGGTGAGGACGAGGAGGCGCAGGAGTACTGGATGCAGCAGCGCTGGAACTGGTACACCGGCCTCGGCATGCGCGAGGAGAACATGCGCTGGTACGAGCACCCGCAGGAGAAGCTCTCCCACTACTCCAAGCGCACCGCCGACATCGAGTACCGCTTCCAGTTCGGCGGCAGCGAGTGGGGCGAGCTCGAGGGCGTCGCCAACCGCACCGACTACGACCTGAACGCCCACTCCAAGGCGTCGGGTGCCAACCTCACGTACCTGGACCAGGAGTCCGGCGAGCGCTACACGCCGTACGTCATCGAGCCCGCCGCCGGTGTCGGCCGTGCCATGCTCGCCTTCCTGCTCGACGCGTACACCGAGGACGAGGCCCCCAACGCCAAGGGCGTCATGGAGAAGCGCGTCGTGATGCGCCTCGACCACCGCCTGGCCCCGGTCAAGGCCGCCGTCCTGCCGCTGTCCCGCAACGCGCAGCTCTCGCCGAAGGCCAAGGGCCTCGCGGCCGACCTGCGGCAGAACTGGAACATCGAGTTCGACGACGCCGGCGCCATCGGCCGCCGCTACCGCCGTCAGGACGAGATCGGCACCCCGTACTGCATCACCGTCGACTTCGACACCCTCGAGGACAACGCGGTGACCGTGCGCGAGCGCGACACCATGAAGCAGGAGCGCGTCTCCCTGGACCAGATCCAGGGCTACCTGGCCTCCCGCCTCATCGGCTGCTGA
- a CDS encoding fur family transcriptional regulator (Ferric uptake regulator(Fur) and related metalloregulatory proteins; typically iron-dependent, DNA-binding repressors and activators; cd07153;~Fur family transcriptional regulator [Amycolatopsis mediterranei U32];~dimer interface [polypeptide binding];~identified by MetaGeneAnnotator; putative;~metal binding site 1 [ion binding];~metal binding site 2 [ion binding];~putative DNA binding helix;~structural Zn2+ binding site [ion binding]), with protein sequence MSAALSEVDEFRSAQELHDMLKHRGDSVGLTTVYRTLQSLADAGEVDALRTSDGETVYRRCSTGDHHHHLVCRMCGTAVEVEGPAVEQWAETIAAEHGFVNVAHTVEIFGTCAECAAAR encoded by the coding sequence GTGTCGGCCGCGCTGAGCGAGGTGGACGAGTTCCGCAGCGCCCAGGAGCTGCACGACATGCTCAAGCATCGTGGCGACTCCGTCGGCCTCACCACCGTCTACCGCACGCTCCAGTCCCTCGCCGACGCCGGCGAGGTCGACGCGCTGCGCACCAGCGACGGCGAGACCGTCTACCGGCGCTGTTCCACCGGTGACCATCACCACCATCTGGTGTGCCGCATGTGCGGCACGGCCGTCGAGGTCGAGGGCCCGGCGGTGGAACAGTGGGCGGAGACCATCGCGGCGGAGCACGGCTTCGTGAACGTCGCGCACACGGTCGAGATCTTCGGCACCTGCGCGGAGTGCGCCGCGGCCAGGTAG
- a CDS encoding metal transport ABC transporter substrate-binding protein (Periplasmic solute binding protein family; pfam01297;~Zinc binding protein ZnuA. These proteins have been shown to function as initial receptors in the ABC uptake of Zn2+. They belong to the TroA superfamily of periplasmic metal binding proteins that share a distinct fold and ligand binding mechanism; cd01019;~identified by MetaGeneAnnotator; putative;~metal binding site [ion binding];~metal transport ABC transporter substrate-binding protein [Streptomyces griseus subsp. griseus NBRC13350]) has product MNVPGPIRLTAAAGALALGLATLTACGGTSDAADRKNDGKLHVVASFYPVQFLAERIGGGHVSVESLTKPGVEPHDLELKPRQIGRLTDADVVLYLKGVQPAVDDAIELAGVEHTVDATTLTTLEEHGTEVGHAHGAEGAEGAAGEGAGHEGHDHAAETGAGDPHVWLDPVKYAEVARGVGKVFVQADPAHAADYRKNTDTLVKQLGALDTEFKDGLKNTATRTFITTHSAFGYLAERYGLEQEGVAGVDPEADPSPARVKQLQDIARADKVSTVFFETLASDRTAKTLARDTGLRTDVLDPLEGITDQSKGDDYFQVMRANLAALQTALGAR; this is encoded by the coding sequence ATGAACGTTCCCGGGCCGATACGACTGACCGCCGCCGCCGGAGCCCTCGCGCTCGGCCTCGCCACCCTGACCGCCTGCGGCGGGACCTCGGACGCGGCCGACCGTAAGAACGACGGCAAGCTCCATGTGGTCGCGTCGTTCTACCCCGTGCAGTTCCTGGCCGAGCGGATCGGCGGCGGGCACGTCTCCGTCGAGTCCCTCACCAAGCCGGGCGTCGAGCCGCACGACCTGGAGCTCAAGCCCCGGCAGATCGGCCGGCTCACCGACGCCGACGTCGTCCTCTATCTGAAGGGCGTCCAGCCGGCCGTCGACGACGCCATCGAGCTGGCGGGCGTCGAGCACACCGTCGACGCCACCACGCTCACCACGCTCGAAGAGCACGGCACCGAGGTCGGCCACGCGCACGGCGCGGAAGGGGCGGAGGGGGCGGCGGGCGAGGGAGCGGGCCACGAGGGACACGACCACGCGGCCGAGACCGGCGCCGGCGACCCGCACGTCTGGCTCGACCCGGTGAAGTACGCCGAGGTCGCCCGGGGCGTCGGCAAGGTCTTCGTCCAGGCCGACCCGGCCCACGCCGCCGACTACCGCAAGAACACCGACACCCTGGTGAAGCAGCTCGGCGCACTGGACACCGAGTTCAAGGACGGCCTGAAGAACACCGCCACCCGGACCTTCATCACCACCCACTCCGCCTTCGGCTACCTCGCCGAGCGCTACGGACTGGAGCAGGAGGGCGTCGCCGGCGTCGACCCCGAGGCCGACCCGTCCCCCGCCCGCGTCAAGCAGCTCCAGGACATCGCGCGCGCGGACAAGGTCTCCACGGTGTTCTTCGAGACCCTCGCCAGCGACCGGACCGCCAAGACCCTGGCGCGCGACACCGGTCTGCGCACCGACGTGCTCGACCCGCTGGAAGGCATCACCGACCAGTCCAAGGGCGACGACTACTTCCAGGTCATGCGCGCCAACCTGGCCGCGCTGCAGACCGCGCTCGGCGCCCGGTGA
- a CDS encoding DNA recombination and repair protein recO (DNA recombination and repair protein RecO [Streptomyces venezuelae ATCC10712];~DNA repair protein RecO; Reviewed; PRK00085;~identified by MetaGeneAnnotator; putative), with the protein MPGSVVPSAEAVGLLSALLTGDWETADAAEPRHVREASGLVSAYLHWHLERGLRSLRYVEKS; encoded by the coding sequence GTGCCCGGAAGCGTCGTACCCTCTGCGGAGGCCGTAGGGCTGCTCAGTGCGCTGCTCACCGGCGACTGGGAGACCGCGGACGCGGCCGAGCCGCGCCACGTCAGGGAAGCGAGCGGGCTGGTGTCCGCCTACCTCCACTGGCACCTGGAGCGAGGGCTGCGCTCGCTGCGCTATGTAGAGAAGAGCTAG
- a CDS encoding metal transport ABC transporter (ABC transporter signature motif;~ATP binding site [chemical binding];~ATP-binding cassette transporter nucleotide-binding domain; cl17201;~D-loop;~H-loop/switch region;~Q-loop/lid;~Walker A/P-loop;~Walker B;~identified by MetaGeneAnnotator; putative;~metal transport ABC transporter [Streptomyces cattleya NRRL 8057 = DSM46488];~urea ABC transporter, ATP-binding protein UrtE; TIGR03410), which yields MSTPVTGEAVITISGATATLGARPVLRGVDLTVRRGEVVALLGANGSGKSTTIRALIGQVTLTGGSIDLFGTPKKRFRDWARIGYVPQRTTASSGVPATIREVVTSGRLSRRRFGWPNKADKAAVERAIDLVGLADRAGDSVSALSGGQHQRVLIARALASEPELLIMDEPMAGVDLASQEILAATLREQVAGGTSVLLVLHELGPLEPLIDRAVVLRDGCVVHDGPPPEAVGQHALPGHDHVHPHAADEPLRTGLLT from the coding sequence ATGAGCACGCCCGTGACCGGCGAGGCCGTCATCACCATCAGCGGCGCCACCGCCACCCTCGGCGCGCGTCCCGTGCTGCGCGGCGTCGACCTCACCGTCCGGCGCGGCGAGGTCGTCGCCCTGCTCGGCGCCAACGGCTCCGGCAAGTCCACGACCATCCGCGCGCTCATCGGCCAGGTGACGCTGACCGGTGGTTCCATCGACCTGTTCGGCACTCCGAAGAAGCGTTTCCGCGACTGGGCCCGGATCGGTTACGTCCCGCAGCGCACCACCGCCTCCAGCGGCGTGCCCGCCACCATCCGCGAGGTCGTCACCTCCGGTCGGCTGTCCCGCCGCCGGTTCGGCTGGCCGAACAAGGCCGACAAGGCCGCCGTCGAGCGGGCCATCGACCTGGTCGGCCTCGCCGACCGCGCCGGGGACTCCGTCTCCGCGCTCTCCGGCGGCCAGCACCAGCGGGTGCTGATCGCCCGCGCGCTCGCCTCCGAGCCCGAGCTGCTGATCATGGACGAGCCGATGGCCGGCGTCGACCTCGCCAGCCAGGAGATCCTCGCCGCCACCCTGCGCGAGCAGGTCGCCGGCGGCACCTCCGTCCTGCTCGTGCTGCACGAGCTGGGCCCGCTGGAGCCGCTGATCGACCGCGCCGTCGTCCTGCGCGACGGCTGCGTCGTGCACGACGGCCCGCCGCCCGAGGCCGTCGGCCAGCACGCGCTGCCCGGCCACGACCACGTCCACCCGCACGCGGCCGACGAGCCGCTCCGTACAGGTCTGCTGACCTGA